GTTCCGCTACAACTCTGCAGGCGATGTTGACAACGACTTCCTGTTCACCCGCGGTACGGGAACGGACAGCTACGTGACGGTCATCGATACCGGTGCCCGTGACGACCTCACCGCTGGTGAGGACTACAGCTTCCAGTTCCTCGGTAGCAGCTCGGACGAGGAGCGCATGACGCTTCGTAGTCTTGGCCTGACGGCTGAGGCGACGAACACGGAGATCTCCTTCACGGGCGACTCCACAACCGTCAGCGCAGACATCTCGTCCGATGCAGTCAACCGTGACGTGACGGCTACCCTCCTCGACTCCTCTGACGAGGAAGTTGACTCGGGTACCTTCACGATTGACGGCGACGGTCAGATTACCGCTGACCTGACTGCGACCGAAGCAGGCAACTACACGATCGAAGTTGAAGACGTTGGCACCGGCATCACGACCGAGACCGACGAGATTTCGGTCTCCGCCGTCACCGGTGACGTCTCCTTCAGCGAGACCGTGTTCCGCGAGGACCGCGGTGACGTTGCAGAAATCACGATCGACCTCGACAACGCTGACAGCGCCACGGTTCTCATCGGTGGGAACTCCGTGAGCTACGCTGCAGCCGCCGAGGTTACCGACGCAGAAAGCGGTGACGACGCAGACGGCGAAGTCACCCTCCAGTTCAACACCTACCTCACCAACAAGGGCACGCCTACCGGTGAGGGCGTGTTCTCGGCTGCCGGTGACGACACCGCAACGTTCGTCGCCGCAGATGAGGTTGACTCGGACATCACAACCGACGCAGCAACCAGCGCCGTGCTGGCTGACACGGACTACGACCTGGCCGCCTACATCGGTGGCGAGGAATCCGCCGTCGGTACGCTCATCGTTGAGCCACGCTCGACGGACTCGATGAACCTCTGGACGGCACCGAGCAGCACGTTCGGTGACGCCGAGGCTCCGGCTGACGTGTACAGCGCCATCGAGGACGGCGCTGTCACGCAGTCCGATGAGATCGCCGCACAGGATGTGCTCGTCCACCAGATCGGTGCCTCTGGTGTCTACGGTGCACTCCAGAACGAACTCGACAAGAGCAGTGTCTCCAGCCAAGAAGCTGCACTCGTCAACCTCCTGACGACCGACCAGGTCAGTCAGCCGGCTGGCGAGACGGAGACACTCGATACGGCACTCAGTCTGAGTGTTGTCCAGACTGGTTCCTCGCCGAACCAGGATCCGAAGCGTCTCGCACTCACTGACAGCGTTGCCGCCGGCGCGTTCAACGTCGTCGCTGACGCTGACAACGAGACAGTCTTCGTGAACGTCAAGACCGACCAGCTCCAGTTCGTTCGTACGGACGACGTTGACCCGACGAACGATTACACTGACTCTGAGACGGTCACGGCAGCAGCCGACGAGGAATTCGACGTGACCTTCACGGTCGAGCAGGCAAGCGGCCTGACGACCGCCGAGGACGGCGAATCCGTCTCCTCGACGTTCACCGTCGTTGAGCGTGCAGGTATGCTCAACGGTGGCGAAGACATCACTGTCGAAGCCGCAAGCGGCCAGGAGATCAGCGGCACGACCGACATCGCACCAGGCACGGATGTGAACATCCGCGCTCGTGCGACCGGCACGTCCGCGTTCCTGAAGACCGCGACGGCAACGGTCACGGAGAACGGTACGTTCGCGACCGAGTTCGACTTCTCGGGCTCGTCGGAGAACACGACGTTCGACGTGACGGCCTCGGCCTCGCCGCAGTTCGCTGACGGTGCCCTCTCGGCAGAAGGCACGATCGGCGCTGCAGAGGCAACCCCGACGCCGACTCCGACGCCGGAGCCCGCGACGGACACGCCGACGCCGGAGCCGGCAACGGACACGCCGACGCCGGAGCCCGCGACGGACACGCCGACGCCGGAGCCCGCGACGGAGACGCCGACCGACGGCGGTGACACGGCGACTGAGACCTCCGGAAGCCAGCCTGGCTTCGGTGGCGCAGTCGCGATTGTTGCCCTCGCCGGTGCAGCGCTCATCGCGCTCCGCCGCGGCAACTAACGATAGCTAACTAACCGGACCTCCCCGGTTTACCAAACTGGATTTTTCTTTCGCGCGCTACACCCCACAGCGATAGCTACGGCCGCGGTAGCCGACCAGCAAGGATTTACCGCTGAAAGCCGACAAGCAGACAATGGCGAGTTCACTGCTGACCGCGACGCTCGCGTGGCTCTCCGTCGGCGGCTTCGTCGCCGGCGCGCTCGCGATGTACTACCACGAGCGAGCGGGCCGACTGCTGACGGCGACGACGTGGGGCGTCTTCGGTATCTTCTGGGGCACGCTCGTCCCGCAGTTCTGGTTCGTCGGGTCGAGCTTCATCGAGGCGGCGCTCGCACTCGTCGCCGTGCCGCTGTGTTTCTACACCGGCTATCTACTGCTCGACGGCCGCGACTCGCTGTTCGTCATCTCGCGGGCCGTCGCCGTGATGGGCGTCATCTACCTGCCGGCGACGACCGTCGACGCCATCTACGAGCCGATGATTCGGACAGTGACGCTCCAGACCCAGTGGGCGATGAACGCGCTCGGCTACCACCCCGAGCTGGTCGCCAACGACAACGGCCTCCAGAGCGTCTTCCTGTTCGTCCGCCCCAACGGCCACCGCATCCTCACGGAGATCGAACTCGCCTGTACCGGACTCGGGAGCATGGCGATCTTCGCCGGGCTCATCAGCGCGGTCGACGCGCCACTCGACCGGAAGGCGAAGGCGTTCCTCGTCTCGATTCCCGTCATCTGGGGGCTGAACCTCGTCCGGAACGTGTTCATCGCCGTCGCGTTCGGCGAACAGTGGTTCCAGGTGTTCGTCCCGCAGGTGCTCGCGCTGTTCGGCCAGAGCGACCCCTACTACGTCTCGTTCCTCGTAGCCGACAAGATTCTGAGCCAGTCGGCCTCAGTCGTCGCGCTCGTCGCTATCATGCTTGCGACGCTGCGCTACCTCCCGGAACTCAAGACGGTCGTCGCCGACCTGCTGTATCTCGTCACCGGCGACGAACACGAGTTCGACTTCGGTGACCCGCCGGGACGCGGCGGCGTCCGCGCCGACGGCGGCCGCGAGGAGTAATCAGACCGGCTCGGTCAGTTCTTCGGGTGCGCCCGCCAACTCGCGGAGCGCGTCCGACTCGATGTAGTGTAACTCTCCCGGGATGATGAGCAGGTGGAGCGGGCCGCCGAAATCACGGTCTGCGAGGTCGCTCAGCCGTCCGGCTTCGACGCGCGGCTCGGGCGAGCCGGCCCGACAGACCACGACCCCGAGCACGTCCTCGTACCCGTCGGCGAGCAGGTCGGCTGCCACGTCGCCGGTCATGTACTCCTGGCGTTCCTGCTTGATATCGAGATAGACGAGGGTGTGGAGCCCGCGCTCGCGGTTCGCGTCCAGTGTGTCACACACCGACTTCGGAACGCCGTCGCCGCCGTGGGCGTACGGGAACGGGAGCGTCGTCGCCTTCCCGAAGCGGTAGTTCTGCAGGCCGGTCAGCGACGCGGCCGCTGCCGAGGCGGTCGTGCCGTGAATCACGCGCGTCTCGATGCCGCGGTCGTGGGCGCGGAGCCGGAGGTCGACGTGCGTCGTCGAAATCATCGTGTCGCCGGCGGTGAGAAACACGGCCTCGCCCGACTCGGCGGCGTCGAGAATCGGCTCCGGCTCCTGTTCGGTGCCGGCGCGGTCGCGGACGTCGATATCGACGCCGTGGTGTGCGGCGAGCGATTCGGGGTCCGTTCCCATCAGCCGGGAGGTGTAGAACTCGGCGAACACGTCGTCGGCCGCCCGGAGCGCGCGCTGGCCGTCGACGGTAATCGAGGTTTCGTCCCACAAGCCGAGTCCGACGAACGTGAGCATACACGGTACACCGGTGGCGGGAGAATAAGCGCCTCGTTCACGGCCGGCGTCCGTCACGCTTACCGCTGCCGGTCCACTCCCTCCGGCAATGAGTGTCCCGTGCGTCCGCGTCCCGCCCGAGGAAGGGGAGACGACGCGGGCGAGCCTCGCCGACCGGAATCTCGTCCACGACGAGTACGATATCACCGTCACGGACGGCTGGCTCTACATCCCTGTCACCGACGCCGACGCCGCTGCAGACGACCACGAGGTCGTCTCGTTCGACGCCCCGCGCCGCGAGACACAGACGCTCCCCGAGGATATCCTCGGCTTCGAGCCGTCGCTGGAGCGGCTCGGCCGCATCGTCATCCTCGATGAGGACGACGACGAGCGCGCACAGACGATCGCCGACGCGGTGATGGCGTCCTCGCTGCCCGTCGACACGATCGTCAATCGCGCCTCCAAGATTCAGGGCGAACTCCGCGTGCGCGAGTGGGACGTGCTCGCCGGCAACGACACCGAGACCGTCCACACGGAGTATGGCACCGAACTGCTGCTCGATATCGCGGAGGTGTACTTCTCGCCCCGGCTCGCGACGGAACGCCACCGCGTCGTCGAGCAGGTCACGCCCGACGAGCGGGTGTTCGACATGTTCGCCGGCGTCGGTCCCTTCGCCGTCCCGATGGCCGGTCGCGGTGCATCCGTGGTCGCCTGTGACCTGAACCCCCGAGCAATCGAGTATCTGCGCGAGAACGCCGCTCGGAACGGCGTCGCCGACACGCTCACCGCCGTTGAGGGAGACGTGCGCGAGGTCGCGGCCGACTGGGAGGGGTGGGCCGACCGCGTCGTGATGAATCTCCCCCACACGGCGAGTGAGTTCCTCGACACCGCGGTCGCGCTGGCCGGCGACGAGTGTGTGCTCCACCTGTACGACATCCAGCACGACTCCGACCCCTTCGGGCCGGGCGAGCGTGCGATTCGCGAGGCGGCGGGCGAGGCGTACGCCGTCGATGTCGAGACGCGACGCGTCGTCCGGTCGTATGCGCCCCACGAGGAGAACGTCTGTCTCGACGCCCGCCTCCGCCGTCGGTGAGTTTGGTTCGCAACCCTTTTACTCGCCGTCGTACCATACTCGGGTGCGCGCCGGAGTAGCTCAGCTGGCAGAGCGATTCCTTCGTAAGGAATAGGCCGAGGGTTCAAATCCCTCCTCCGGCTCTTCTCTCGACCGCATTGAGCCGTGAGCGGCGGTACTCTTCGGAGCCAGTGTAACGCGAACCGAAACGGGTTTTCCCTGGTCGCTGCAACTCACCGATAACGCTCACCATGTCCGGACAGTACGACCTCGTCATCGTCGGCGGCGGTATCAGTGGCGCATCGCTCCTGTACACGAGTGCGAAGTTCACCAACATCGACTCCATCGCGCTCGTCGAGAAGGAGCCGTCCATCGCGGCCATCAACTCCGACCACACGAACAACTCACAGACGCTCCACTTCGGCGACATCGAGACGAACTACACGCTGGAGAAGGCGTCGACGGTCAAGACGGCCGCCGAGACGCTCGCCGGCTACCTCGAGAACCACGACGAGGACCGCGAGATGCACGACAAGCGGAGCAAGATGGTGCTCGCGGTCGGCGACGAGGAGGTCGAGGAACTCGAAGCCCGCTACGACGACGAGGGCTTCGGTGACCTGTTCCCCAAACTGGAAGCTATCGGTCGCGAGGAGATTGCAGAACACGAGCCGAAGGTCGTGGAGGGACGCGACCCCGACACCGAGCTGATGGCGCTCCAGACGCCCGACGGCTACGTCGTCGACTACGGTGCCGTCGCCCAGTCGTTCGTCGAGGCGGCAAACGAGGAGACGAGCGTCGACGTGTTCACCGACACGCGCGTCGAGGACGTGACGCCCACGACGACCGGTTACACCATCGGCACGGACAACGGTCGCTTCGACGCCGACGCGGCGGTCGTCGCCGCCGGCTCACACAGCCTCCAGATGGCGAAGGACCTCGGCTACGGTGAGGACATGGTCCTGCTTCCGATTGCGGGGAGCTTCTTCCTCGCCGACGACCTGCTGAACGGGAAGGTGTACACCCTCCAGATGAAGAAGCTCCCCTTCGCGGCCGTCCACGGGGACGCCGACGTACACGACGACTCCATCACGCGCTTCGGGCCGACGGCGAAGCTCGTGCCCGCGCTCGAACGCGGTCGGCTCTCGACGGTGAGCGATTTCCTCGACGTGTTCGGCTTCTCGCCGTCGGCGTTTCTCAGCTACGCGAACGTGCTCTCAGACCGCATCCTCCTCCCGTACGTCATCCGGAACCTCATCTACGACGTGCCGAAGGTCGGCACCGACCAGTTCCTCCCGCACGTCCAGAAGGTCGTCCCGAGCGTCGAACAGGGCGATATCGAGCGCGCGAAAGGGTACGGCGGCGTCCGCCCGCAGATCGTCGACACCTCGAAGAAGTCCCTCGATATGGGTGAGGCCAAGATCGTCGGTGAGGACATCATCTTCAACATCACGCCCTCGCCGGGTGCCTCGACCTGTCTGCAGAACGCCCAGCGCGACGTGAAGGAGGTGCTCTCGTTCCTCGACGGCGAGTACGAGTTCGACGAGGAGAGCTTCGAGGCCGACACCATCGATCAGTTCCCGCGCGCGTAAGCCGGCAAGATTCAAGCGACCGGCCCCACACGCTCGCGTATGGACCACACTTCCATCGACGACGTCGAGATACAGAACAACCCCCTCGGCGTCCACAGCGAGCGCCGTCCCGTCTCCGACGCGCTCGGCACCAGCGACTTCGCGATGAACTTCTTCCGGCTCCAGCCGGGCGAGTCCTTCTCCGGCGGGCTTCACACTCACCACGACCAGGAGGAGGTGTTCTACGTCGAGGAAGGCGAGGCGACGTTCACGGTCGGCCGCGACGGCGACACCGAAGCCGTCGTCTCTGGCGGTGAACTCATCCGGTTCGAGCCGGGCGAGTTCCAGCAGGGCACCAACACGGGCGACACCGAACTCGTCGGCTGGGCGCTCGGCGCGCCGAAGTCGAAACACGACTGGGACGAAATCGAGTCCATCGTCTACTGTCAGGAGTGCGAGACGGAGACGGGCCACGGTCTCTCGTTGACCGAGGCGGGCCGGTTCGAACTCACCTGTCTGGAGTGTGACAACAGCTTCACCTCGTAAGCGGGGAAACCTACAAGTCGGTGCCGCCGTCCCCGTCCGTATGCCAAACTGTGCCAACTGCGACTCCTTCGTCACCGAGGCGTATGTCCGAGTGTTCGCGCCCAACGAGCTGGAATCCGTCCGAGTGTGTCCGAACTGCGAGGACAAGCTCCGCGACGGAGCCGAGATACGCGAGGCGCGCTCGACACGCGGCTAAACCGACTCGTCGCCGAGCGAGACACCCGCAGTAGGCGTCACCGTCACGGTTCCCGTGGCCGGGTTTTCCCCGACGGTTACGTCGACGCCGAAGACGCGCTCCAGCCGGTCGGCCGTGAACACCTCCCGGGGGGTGCCGACCGCCTGCCTTTCACCGTCGGCGAGGAGGACGACGCGGTCACAGTAGCGCGCTGCCAAATCGAGGTCGTGGATGGCCGCGACGACCGTCTCTTCTAACCCCGCCACGAGGTCGAGCGTCCGGACCTGGTGGTTGATGTCGAGACTCGCGGTCGGCTCGTCCAACAAGAGCGTGGGGGCGGCCTGCGTGAGCGCACGGGCCAGCAGGACGCGCTGTTTCTCCCCGCCCGACAGCGACGCCACCGACCGGTCGGCGAACTGTGCGGTCTGTGTCCGGTCGAGTGCGCGTTCCACGGCGGCAGCGCCGTCCGGGTCGTCGCCGCCGAAGCGCGACCGGTACGGGTGGCGACCCATCGCCACCACGTCACGCACCGAGAAGTCGAAGCCGAAGTTCGTCTCCTGTGGCACGGTCGCGACCCGGCGGGCGAGCGCCCGCGCCGACAGCGACCCGACTTCGTCTCCGTCGACGGCTACCGACCCCGCCGCCGGTGAGAGGTGACCACCGACGGCACCGAGCAGCGTCGACTTCCCGGCACCGTTCGGGCCGACGAGCGCGACGAACTCGCCGTCGGCGACCGACAGCGACACGTCCTCGAGGACGCGCACGCCGCCGCGGTCGACACACAGCCCGTCGATTTCTATCACAGTTCGCTCACCTCACGCTTGCGGAGCAGATACAGGAAGAAGGGCGCGCCGACGGCGGCGGTCACGATACCCACCGGAAGCTCTGCGGGCCCCGACCGCGCGAGCGTGTCGGCCGCGACGAGAAACGAGGCCCCGGCGAGTGCACTCGTCGGCAGCAGTATTCGGTGGTCGGGACCGACGATGAGCCTGAGCGCGTGGGGAACGATGAGACCGACGAAGCCGATGACCCCCGAGATGGCGACCGCCGCGCCGGTGATGATGCTCGAGGCGGCAAGCAGGATGCGTTTCGTCCACTCGACCTCGACGCCGACGGAGCGGGCGTCGGTCTCGCCCAACAGGAGCGCGTTCAGGTCCTCGGCGTACAGATACAGGACCGCGACGAGCACGAAGGTAATCCCGCCGGTGATGAGCGCCTCCTCGATGCGCGAGGCGTCGAGGTGGCCCATCAGCCAGTAGGTGACCTCCTCGATGGAGTCGCCGCTCCGGAGAATCAGATACGAGGTGACCGAGCCGAGAAACGTCTGGACGGCCACGCCGGCCAACAGGAGGGTGGCCACCGGCGTCCGCCCCCCTTCGGTCGCGATGGCGTACACGACGACCGCCGCGACCAGCGCGCCGACGAACGCGGACGCCCGGAGACCGAGTCCGAACGGGAGCGCGAACGGGGCGACGATGGCCGCGACGGCACCGACGGACGCTCCGGAGGAGACGCCGATAATCGAAGGGTCCGCCATCGGATTCCGGAACAGTCCCTGCATCACGGTGCCGGCGGCTGCGAGCGCGAACCCGACGCTCGCGCCGGCCGCGATGCGCGGCAGTCGAACCTGCAAGACGATTGTCGAGTATAACGGGTCCACGTCGTAGCCGAACGGGGCGTACCACTCGACCGCGTGCCACGGCGCGACCAAGGCGGTCGCCTCCATTCTGACACCGGCCGGCACCGCCAGCGCGTTCGCGAACACCTTCGCGACGGTCACCGGCCCGATGTGGACCGGCCCGATGCCCGCGGACACGACGACGACGCCCACGAGCAGTCCCACCAGCACGGAGACCGCACTCGCTGTCCGGCCACGGTATCGCACGTAGACAAGTCCAGTTTGGTTAGACAAATACTTATTGGGTTAGCCCGGTCGTAGAGATGATGCGACAACGACTCACGCTGCTGGTCGCGATGCTCGTGCTCGCGGCCACGATTCCGGCTGGCGTCGCCGGCGCGACAGCACAGACGCAACAGGATGACTGTTCGTTCCCGTACACGGTGACCGACGCGAGCGGGACCGAGATTACCCTCGATGAACGGCCCGACCGAATCACGACGCTGAATCCGTCGGCCGCCCAGACCGTCTGGGAACTCGGCGGTCGCGAGCAGGTCGTCGGCGTGACGGCCAACGCCGACTACCTCGACGGCTTCGAGACGAAGACGAGCGTCTCCGCGACCGACGGGTTCGGCGTCTCCGTCGAGCGGGTCGTCGGCACCGAACCCGACCTCGTGCTCGCGCCGAACGCCTCCCAGACCGAGACGGTGCGCGCACTGCGTGATGCCGGCGTCACGGTGTATCAGTTCGCCGCCGCCGAGACGCTGGAGGACGTGACCGAGAAGACGACACAGATCGCCCGGCTCACCGGCCACTGTGAGGCGGCCGTCGAAGTGAACGCCTGGATGGAAGCCAACGTCGAGGCCGCCCGCACCGCGACCGCGGATGTCGAGCGCCCGAGGGTGCTCTACCCGCTCGGCAGCGGCTACGTCGCCAACACGAACACCTTCATCTCGGCGATGATCGAGGCCAGCGGCGGGACCAACGTCCTCGCCGAGTTCGACTACGAGACCGACTACCCGCAGGTGAGCGACGAAATCATCCTGCAGGCGAACCCCGAGATGCTCGTCGTGAACTCCCGGCTCGCAAACATCTACACCGAGGAGCCGTACGCCTCGACGACTGCGGGACAGAACAACGCGACCGTCGTGGTCAACACCGACTACCTGAACCAGCCGGCGCCGCGTTCGGTCGTCTTCGCGGTGCGGAATCTGACCGAGGGGTTCCACCCCGACGTTGACGCGTCGTTCGTCGCCCGCAGCGACGTGACCGTCGCGACGGCGACGCCGACGACCACGGCGACCGCGACCGACACGCCGGCGGCGACGGCCTCGACCGACTCCACGGAGACGACCGCGGGTGAACAGCCAGGCTTCGGCGTCGTCGCCGCACTGCTCGCCGTCGGTGCGCTCGTGCTCGCGCGCCGGGAGTGAGTGATTCGACAAGACGTATAAGGGAGACACGACTCGAACCGGTATGGTTGAGAACGTGTTGTGGCCAGCGCAGTTCGACGCCGACCTGACCCGCTCCGAGGGTCGGCGCGTGCCACAGGACCTCGCGGTCGCTGCCCCCACCGTCGACGAAATCGCGGAGGCGGTCCAGCAGGTGGGGTACGACGCCGTCATCGAGCGCGACGTACAGTACCCTCGCGAGTACGAACCACGCGGTCGCGTGCTCGTGAAGGACGCAGACGACGCCAGCAAGGGAGACCTGCTCGGTGCTGTCGCGGCGTATCTCGGAGCTATCCGCGCGTGAACCGACTCGGCGAGGTCGTCTCCACGGCACAGGGGCTGCTCGTCCTCCGGCCGCCGGCCGACACCGAGGTGGATATCGGCACGACGGCACTGGACGAGTCGCTCGACGCGGTCGGGCGCGTCGTCGACGTGTTCGGTCCCGTCGACCACCCCTACGTCGCCGTCACGCCCGACGGTGGTACCCCGGATGTACTGCTCGGCACGAAGCTCTACGCCAGATAATCGCCGGTCACTCCTCGGACGCGACGCGGTCGGCCGGCGTCAACGACGATTCCTCACGCGCCGCCAGCCACTCCGACAGCTCGGTGAGCTGCTCGGTCGCCGCCTCGAACAGCCGTTCGCCCTTCTCGGCCGTCGCGTCGGTCTGGTCGCCGAAGACGCCGTTTTCGCTGTTGTCCCGCGCGTCGAAGTAGGTCGCTGCCCCGTTTTGTGACGTGCCCGACGCGTTCCACACGTCGCGGGTCCCGCCGTCGCGCGCCTCGGCCAGCCGGTCCTCGTGGACGCGGTCGGTGAGATGTTGGAGCATCGCCGTCTCCTTCGGACCGCCGTGGGGACCGTTGTGCTCGAACAGCTCGTCCACGAGGCCGGGAATCGACTCGTCCCACATCCACTCCAGCGCGTAGCAGGTCCCGTCGGCGTGGAGGTCCTTCGCCACCTCTCGGAGCGCGTCGACGTTCCCGCCGTGGGCGTTCACGTAGACGACGCGGTCGATGCCGTGGTAGGTGAGGTTCTCGGTCAGCTCCCGCACGTACGTTCGGAAGGCGTCGGGACTCACCCACATCGTCCCGGGGAACTGCCGGTGGTGTCTGGAGATGCCGACGTTGACGGTCGGGGTACACAGATAGCCGGTGCGGGCGGCCGCCTCGCGCGCAAGCGACTCTGCGATGACGTGGTCGGTCGACTCGGGGAGATGTGGGCCGTGCTGTTCTGTCGACCCGAGCGGTATCAGCGCCAACGACTCCTGTTCGAAGTAGGTCCGGAGGTCCGGCCACGCCTCGTCTGCGAGATACATACCAGACCTCAGCGGGGCGGGCGTCAAATAGCTACCCACGCCCCCGACGGCCCACCCTTTTGTGACCGCCCGCCGAGCATCCGGATATGCACGAGAGCTTCACCAACGTCCGTGAGCGCGACTGGGACACCGACGCCGACGGCGAGATTCGACTCGCCGTCGTCGGCTGTGGCGGCTTCGCCCGCGGGGTCGTCCTCCCGAGCATCGAGGACTGCGACTACCTGACGCCGACCGTCGGCGTGAGCGGTAGCGAATCAAACCGCGAGGCCGCCGCGGAGCACGGCCTGGAGACGACCGACTACGACGGCTACGCCGACGGCGACCTGGCCGACAGCTACGACGCCGTCTACGTCGCCACGCCGAACCGACTCCATCTCCCGCACATCGAGACGGCCGCAGCACAGGGGAAGGCGGTCATCTCGGAGAAGCCACTCGACGCGACGAGCGAGCGCGCCGAACAGGCGGTCGAGACCTGCGAGCAGGCCGGCGTTCCCCTCATGACTGCCTACCGGATGCAGACCGACCCGCTCGTCCGCCGGCTCCGCGAGTTTCTCGACGACGGTGGCATCGGTGACGTGACGCGGTTCGCGGGCGATTTCACCTTCCCCGTGCTCGCCGGCTCGCGCGGGCCGGACCAGTGGCGACTCGACCAGGAGCTCGCGGGCGGTGGGGCACTCGTCGACGTGGGTGTCTACCTCCTCAACACGACCCGGTTCCTGCTCGGCGAGGACCCCGAGTCGGTGTCCGGTCACACCCGGACGAGCGGCCCGTTCAGCGACGTGGACGAACACGTCGACTTCCAGGTCGTCTTCCCCGACGCGGTCGGGAACTTCAGCGCCTCCTTCTCGGGCCACCCGACCGCCGACTACACCATCTACGGTACCGAGGGAACCGTCCGCGTGTACGACGCCTTCCAGCCGAACCGGGGCCGGCGGCTGGTCGTCGAGACCGGCGACGAGCGGTTCGAAATCGAGGGCGCAGGCGGCGGGGAACTCCGCGAGGAGTTCGACTACTTCGCACACGCCGTGCTCACGGGGCAGGATATCGAGCCGGACGGGAGAGACGGACTGACGGACGTGCGACTACTGGAGCAAGTGTACGCGTCGGCGTGAACGGAAGGGGGAGGCGGGATACGACGGGTGCCGAGCAGACCCGTCGTGTGGGCGCGGATGCGGCGATTTGGTTGCCGTTGGCGACGAGAAAAGCGTCGCGTCTGGCAATTCGATGTACTGCGTTCTCACTGATAAAGCCTCGTATTCACGCTCACCGACGGCGGTCGCGCCACGCGGGGAACTCCTCGCGGGTCGCGGCCACGGTGTCGGGGTCGACGGTCGCGTGGACGAGCGTGGGGTCGTCGTTAGAGCCGGCCAGCGTCGTCCCCCACGGGTCGTAGACGGCAGACCGACCCAGTAGCTCCGCCTCCCCGAACTGGCCGCTCCCGTTCGCGGTTGCGACGTACAGTTGGTTCT
This portion of the Halosegnis longus genome encodes:
- a CDS encoding heme ABC transporter ATP-binding protein, which codes for MIEIDGLCVDRGGVRVLEDVSLSVADGEFVALVGPNGAGKSTLLGAVGGHLSPAAGSVAVDGDEVGSLSARALARRVATVPQETNFGFDFSVRDVVAMGRHPYRSRFGGDDPDGAAAVERALDRTQTAQFADRSVASLSGGEKQRVLLARALTQAAPTLLLDEPTASLDINHQVRTLDLVAGLEETVVAAIHDLDLAARYCDRVVLLADGERQAVGTPREVFTADRLERVFGVDVTVGENPATGTVTVTPTAGVSLGDESV
- the btuC gene encoding vitamin B12 ABC transporter permease BtuC, whose translation is MRYRGRTASAVSVLVGLLVGVVVVSAGIGPVHIGPVTVAKVFANALAVPAGVRMEATALVAPWHAVEWYAPFGYDVDPLYSTIVLQVRLPRIAAGASVGFALAAAGTVMQGLFRNPMADPSIIGVSSGASVGAVAAIVAPFALPFGLGLRASAFVGALVAAVVVYAIATEGGRTPVATLLLAGVAVQTFLGSVTSYLILRSGDSIEEVTYWLMGHLDASRIEEALITGGITFVLVAVLYLYAEDLNALLLGETDARSVGVEVEWTKRILLAASSIITGAAVAISGVIGFVGLIVPHALRLIVGPDHRILLPTSALAGASFLVAADTLARSGPAELPVGIVTAAVGAPFFLYLLRKREVSEL
- a CDS encoding PGF-CTERM-anchored ABC transporter substrate-binding protein yields the protein MRQRLTLLVAMLVLAATIPAGVAGATAQTQQDDCSFPYTVTDASGTEITLDERPDRITTLNPSAAQTVWELGGREQVVGVTANADYLDGFETKTSVSATDGFGVSVERVVGTEPDLVLAPNASQTETVRALRDAGVTVYQFAAAETLEDVTEKTTQIARLTGHCEAAVEVNAWMEANVEAARTATADVERPRVLYPLGSGYVANTNTFISAMIEASGGTNVLAEFDYETDYPQVSDEIILQANPEMLVVNSRLANIYTEEPYASTTAGQNNATVVVNTDYLNQPAPRSVVFAVRNLTEGFHPDVDASFVARSDVTVATATPTTTATATDTPAATASTDSTETTAGEQPGFGVVAALLAVGALVLARRE
- the srp19 gene encoding signal recognition particle subunit SRP19 — translated: MVENVLWPAQFDADLTRSEGRRVPQDLAVAAPTVDEIAEAVQQVGYDAVIERDVQYPREYEPRGRVLVKDADDASKGDLLGAVAAYLGAIRA
- a CDS encoding H/ACA ribonucleoprotein complex subunit GAR1, which produces MNRLGEVVSTAQGLLVLRPPADTEVDIGTTALDESLDAVGRVVDVFGPVDHPYVAVTPDGGTPDVLLGTKLYAR
- a CDS encoding creatininase family protein; amino-acid sequence: MYLADEAWPDLRTYFEQESLALIPLGSTEQHGPHLPESTDHVIAESLAREAAARTGYLCTPTVNVGISRHHRQFPGTMWVSPDAFRTYVRELTENLTYHGIDRVVYVNAHGGNVDALREVAKDLHADGTCYALEWMWDESIPGLVDELFEHNGPHGGPKETAMLQHLTDRVHEDRLAEARDGGTRDVWNASGTSQNGAATYFDARDNSENGVFGDQTDATAEKGERLFEAATEQLTELSEWLAAREESSLTPADRVASEE
- a CDS encoding Gfo/Idh/MocA family protein; its protein translation is MHESFTNVRERDWDTDADGEIRLAVVGCGGFARGVVLPSIEDCDYLTPTVGVSGSESNREAAAEHGLETTDYDGYADGDLADSYDAVYVATPNRLHLPHIETAAAQGKAVISEKPLDATSERAEQAVETCEQAGVPLMTAYRMQTDPLVRRLREFLDDGGIGDVTRFAGDFTFPVLAGSRGPDQWRLDQELAGGGALVDVGVYLLNTTRFLLGEDPESVSGHTRTSGPFSDVDEHVDFQVVFPDAVGNFSASFSGHPTADYTIYGTEGTVRVYDAFQPNRGRRLVVETGDERFEIEGAGGGELREEFDYFAHAVLTGQDIEPDGRDGLTDVRLLEQVYASA